A window of Haloarcula marismortui ATCC 43049 genomic DNA:
AGTCGTCACAATGAGCGGGGAATATAAAACGAGTTGCCCAATAATATCAGAGTCGATATCTGGAACGACGTTTGTCGACCGTCGTGTCAGCAGTCGTACAGCGCGCGGTACTTCTCGTCGGCGTAATCGAGGAAGTGCTCGGCGGTGAAGGATTCACCCGTCGCCTCCTCGACGAGGTCGTCGGTCCGGTAGCGAGCGCCGTGCTGGTGGACGTGTTCGGTGAGCCAGTCGTGGATCGGGCCGAACTCGCCGGCTCGGACGTGGTCGTCGAAGCCGTCGATGTCCTGCCGAGCGTGGTGGTCCAGTTGCGCGGCCAGCACCGACCCGAGCGTGTAGGTGGGGAAGTACCCGAAGGCCCCGTTGGTCCAGTGGATGTCCTGCAGGCAGCCCTCGGCGTCGGTGTCGGGGCGGATACCGAGATACTCTTCCATCTTGTCGTTCCAGACCTCTGGCACGTCTTCGACGTCGAGGTCCCCACGGATGAGGTCTCGCTCGATTTCGAAGCGAACGATGATGTGCATATGGTAGGTCAGTTCGTCCGCTTCGACCCGGATGAGGTTGTCGTCGTACACCTCGTTGGACGCTTCGTAGAACTGCTGGGCGGTGGCGTCGGTCCCGAGATGGTCGTTGGCCGTCTCGGTGAAGAAATCCCAGAATGGACGCGAGCGACCGACGTGGTTCTCCCAGAAGCGCGACTGGGACTCGTGAACGGAGAGGTCGCGGTTGTCGCCCAGCGGCGTGCCATAGTCCTCCTGTGGCAGGCCGAGCGTGTAGGTGGCGTGGCCGAACTCGTGGATGGTCGAGCCCAGCGCGTCCAGCGGGTCCTCGGGGGTAAAGCGGGTGGTGACGCGGGCGTCGAACTGCGTCCCCATCGAGAACGGATGAGGGGCAGTGTCGAGGCGGCCGCGGTCCCAGTCGTAGCCCAGCACGTCGAGCGCCGTCTCGACGAGGTCGTGCTGCGTGTCGTCGTCGTACGTCCCTTCGAACGGGTCGGCCAGCGTCACGTCGCTGTCGCCGATATCGTCTATGAGCGGGACGAGCGCGTCTCGAAGGTCCGTCAGTACGTCCTCGGCGGTG
This region includes:
- a CDS encoding carboxypeptidase M32 gives rise to the protein MATASEDSESTYEQFLDHVRRLHYVGDAGGVLNWDQQVMMPDAGTPARAKQTSAISTLHHELLTDDALADWLDELDDAELDPEQEAVVREVRRDHERATRVPADLVERISEASSNALPVWKEAKAEDDFDAFADTLEELVELRREYAAAIDPDRDPYEVLFEEYEPYLGIDTAEDVLTDLRDALVPLIDDIGDSDVTLADPFEGTYDDDTQHDLVETALDVLGYDWDRGRLDTAPHPFSMGTQFDARVTTRFTPEDPLDALGSTIHEFGHATYTLGLPQEDYGTPLGDNRDLSVHESQSRFWENHVGRSRPFWDFFTETANDHLGTDATAQQFYEASNEVYDDNLIRVEADELTYHMHIIVRFEIERDLIRGDLDVEDVPEVWNDKMEEYLGIRPDTDAEGCLQDIHWTNGAFGYFPTYTLGSVLAAQLDHHARQDIDGFDDHVRAGEFGPIHDWLTEHVHQHGARYRTDDLVEEATGESFTAEHFLDYADEKYRALYDC